A segment of the Bacteroides intestinalis DSM 17393 genome:
TTATTGCTTCCCAGCGGGGCATTGGCTTGGTTATTGCAGAAAATAAATAAGTAATGGATAGTAATAGAATGAGAAAATTATTTCTTTTTGGGGCTTTCATCCTGTTTATGACAGGTGTGTCCGCACAGCAAGATTCATTGAAGTATCGCATCAGTTTAAAAGACAAGGCTACTACAGAGTATTCGTTAAAATGTCCTGAGAAGTTCCTGTCGGAAAAGGCTATTGAGCGCCGTAAAAAGCAGAATCTTCCGATTGATTCTACTGATCTTCCGGTGTGCCGCAAATATATAGATGAAATCCGTAAACAGGGAGTGAATATCGTAGTGGTTGGAAAATGGGATAATTTTGTAACAGTATCTTGTAATGATACTACTTTAATAGACCGCATTGCAGCATTACCTTTTGTACGTTCTACGGAAAAGGTATGGTTTTCTCCCGGTGCTGATAAACCGACAATGTCAACGGAACGGGATTCTGTAATCAATCAACCGATCCTGCATCCGGATAGTATCTATGGGCATGCCATCACTCAGGTTCAACTGAGCAATGGAGATAAACTGCATGAAGCAGGTTTCAAAGGTCAGGGAATGACGATTGCAGTTATTGATGCCGGTTTCCACAATGTAGATAAGATTACTGCTATGCAGAATATTCATATTTTGGGTACAAAAGATTTTGTGAATCCCCAAGCGGATATTTTTGCGGAGAGCAGTCATGGCTTGAGCGTTCTGTCTTGCATTGGAATGAATCAGCCTGAGATTATGACAGGGACAGCACCCGAAGCTTCCTTCTGGTTGCTTCGTAGTGAAGACGAATATTCGGAACATCTGGTAGAGCAGGATTATTGGTCGGCTGCCGTAGAATTTGCCGATAGTGTGGGAGTGGATGTGATTAATACCTCTTTGGGGTATTATACGTTTGATGACAAATCAAAGAATTATAAATACCGTGATTTGGATGGACGGCATGCTTTGATGTCTCGTCAGGCTTCACGCATTGCTGATAAGGGAATGGTGCTGGTATGTAGTGCTGGTAATTCCGGCATGGGTTCTTGGAAGAAAATTACCCCTCCGGGAGATGCGGAAAATGTATTGACGGTAGGAGCTGTTGATAAGAAAGGAACATTGGCCCCTTTCTCATCTATTGGTAATACTGCAGACCATCGTGTGAAGCCTGATGTAGTTGCAGTAGGGTCAGGATCAGACGTCATCCGTCCGGATGGTAATCAGGGACGGGCTAATGGTACTTCTTTCTCTTCGCCTATTATGTGTGGTATGGTGACTTGTTTGTGGCAGGCTTGTCCGAAGTTGACAGCAAAAGAAGTGATTGAATTGGTACGTCGGTCCGGTGACCGTGCGGATTTTCCCGATAATATCTATGGATATGGGGTACCTGATATGTGGAAAGCATACAATGAGTATAAGTTGAAGAATAAATAATAGATTACATACTGCTATTGGTGATGTGTGACCTGTAATACGTAAATGAACAGAATGGAAGCATTGTCTTTGTATGATTTAAACGCTTTGGTGCGTCGGAGCCTTGAACAATGCCTGCCCGATGAATATTGGGTGCAGGCAGAGCTGAGCGATGTGCGTACGAACAGTACCGGACATTGTTACCTGGAGTTTATTCAGAAAGATCCCCGTAGCAATAATCTGATAGCAAAGGCACGTGGAACCATTTGGGCAAATGTATATCGTTTGTTGAAACCTTATTTTGAAGAGTCGACGGGACAGGCATTTGTTTCAGGTATTAAGGTTTTAGTTCAGGTTACTGTCAGTTTTCATGAACTTTATGGCTACAGTCTTACTGTGCAGGATATTGACCCTACTTATACCTTGGGTGATATGGCACGCCGGCGCCGGGAGATATTAAAACAACTTGAGGAGGAAGGGGTGTTGACCTTGAATAAGGAGCTGGAAATGCCGGTCTTGCCCCAGCGTATTGCAGTAGTTTCATCACCTACAGCCGCAGGTTATGGGGACTTTTGCCATCAGTTAAAAAATAATTCCCGTGGCTTCTTCTTTCATACGGAATTATTTCCGGCATTGATGCAAGGCGATCGTGTGGAAGAATCTGTATTATCTGCTCTGGATGCTATTCTGAATCGTCAGGAAGATTTTGATGCTGTGGTTATTATCCGTGGCGGTGGGGCTACTTCTGATTTGTCCGGTTTCGATACCTATCTGCTTGCTGCTGCTTGTGCTCAGTTTCCGTTGCCCATAATCACTGGTATAGGACATGAGAGAGATGATACAGTACTTGATTCTGTGGCTCATACCCGTGTGAAGACTCCGACTGCTGCTGCGGAGTATCTTATAAATTGTATGGATCTTGCCGCTGATGAACTGGAAGTACTTATCAGTCAACTGCATGAAAGTGTGCGCTCCCGTCTGACAGAAGAACATCGTAAATTGATTTCATACAGAAACCGTATTCCTTCTGCTGTTGTCCGGCGTGTGTCCGATGCCAAACTTGCATTACTGACTACCCGGAAAGATATTTCGCTGGCTGTTCAGACTTTACTTTCGCGTCAACGGCATCGTCTGGAGTTGTTACAACAACGTCTTGCTGATGCTTCTCCCGAGAAGATGCTGGCACGTGGCTATAGTATCACGTTGAAAGATGGAAAAGTTGTAAAAAACGGGGATGTATTGCAGCTGAACGATGAAATAGTCACTCGCCTTTATCAAGGGGAGATTGTTTCTATAGTAACAGATTTATAGCTTATGGATATAATTCAAGATATCCATAATGGCGTTAATTAAAATAAAAATATAGATATGCCTGCTCCGAAGAAAAAAGAAACCTATTCCCAGGCAATGGAACGTCTGGAGAAGATTGTCCGTCAGATAGACAATAATGAGTTGGAAATCGATGCGCTTGCTGAAAAAATAAAGGAAGCGAATGAGATTATTGCGTTTTGCAGTGACAAATTGACTAAAGCCGACAAGGAAATAGAAAAATTACTGTCGGAGAAGCGAGAAAGTGAAGAATAAAGATTAAATTTGTTGCAAAATGTACGTAATGAGATTACTAATACTTTGAGATATGAAAGAAATAGATTGGTCTAATCTGTCATTCGGATACATGAAGACAGATTACAATGTGAGAATTAATTTCCGGGAAGGTGAGTGGGGAAAACTCGAAATCAGTAGTAGTGAACTGATCAATATGCATATGGCAGCTACCTGTCTGCATTATGGTCAGGAGGCATTCGAAGGATTGAAAGCATTCCGTGGTAAAGATGGTAAAGTTCGTATTTTCCGTTTGGAAGAGAATGCCGCTCGCTTGCAGTCTACCTGTCGTGGTATTATGATGGCAGAATTGCCCACAGAACGTTTCAAAGAAGCTGTACTCGCAGTAGTGAAGATGAATGAGCGTTTTATTCCGCCTTACGAAAGCGGTGCTTCTCTTTATATTCGTCCGTTACTGATCGGAACAGGTGCACAAGTGGGGGTTCGTCCGTCCAGTGAATATATGTTCCTAATCTTTGTTACTCCGGTAGGTCCATACTTTAAAGGTGGTTTTGCTGCTACTCCTTACGTGATTACTCGTAAGTACGATCGCGCGGCTCCTCTCGGAACAGGTATCTATAAGGTAGGTGGTAACTATGCAGCTAGTTTGCGTGCCAGCCAAGAGGCTCATGCAGCGGGTTATTCTGCAGAATTCTACCTGGATGCTAAAGAAAAGAAATACATTGATGAATGTGGTGCAGCCAACTTCTTCGGTATCAAGGATAATACTTATATAACTCCTTTATCTACTTCCATCCTGCCTTCTATCACAAATAAGAGCTTGATGCAGTTGGCTGAAGATATGGGCATGAAGGTTGAACGCCGTCCGATTGCAGAAGAAGAACTTTCTACTTTCGAGGAAGCTGGTGCTTGTGGTACTGCTGCGGTAATAAGCCCGATTGAACGTATTGACGATCCGGAGAATAATCATTCTTATGTTATTGCCAAAGACGGCAAACCGGGACCTGTATGCATGAAGTTATACAATAAGTTGCGTGGTATCCAATATGGTGACGAACCTGATACGCATGGCTGGGTAACCATTGTAGAAT
Coding sequences within it:
- the xseB gene encoding exodeoxyribonuclease VII small subunit, whose product is MPAPKKKETYSQAMERLEKIVRQIDNNELEIDALAEKIKEANEIIAFCSDKLTKADKEIEKLLSEKRESEE
- a CDS encoding branched-chain amino acid aminotransferase; this translates as MKEIDWSNLSFGYMKTDYNVRINFREGEWGKLEISSSELINMHMAATCLHYGQEAFEGLKAFRGKDGKVRIFRLEENAARLQSTCRGIMMAELPTERFKEAVLAVVKMNERFIPPYESGASLYIRPLLIGTGAQVGVRPSSEYMFLIFVTPVGPYFKGGFAATPYVITRKYDRAAPLGTGIYKVGGNYAASLRASQEAHAAGYSAEFYLDAKEKKYIDECGAANFFGIKDNTYITPLSTSILPSITNKSLMQLAEDMGMKVERRPIAEEELSTFEEAGACGTAAVISPIERIDDPENNHSYVIAKDGKPGPVCMKLYNKLRGIQYGDEPDTHGWVTIVE
- the xseA gene encoding exodeoxyribonuclease VII large subunit yields the protein MEALSLYDLNALVRRSLEQCLPDEYWVQAELSDVRTNSTGHCYLEFIQKDPRSNNLIAKARGTIWANVYRLLKPYFEESTGQAFVSGIKVLVQVTVSFHELYGYSLTVQDIDPTYTLGDMARRRREILKQLEEEGVLTLNKELEMPVLPQRIAVVSSPTAAGYGDFCHQLKNNSRGFFFHTELFPALMQGDRVEESVLSALDAILNRQEDFDAVVIIRGGGATSDLSGFDTYLLAAACAQFPLPIITGIGHERDDTVLDSVAHTRVKTPTAAAEYLINCMDLAADELEVLISQLHESVRSRLTEEHRKLISYRNRIPSAVVRRVSDAKLALLTTRKDISLAVQTLLSRQRHRLELLQQRLADASPEKMLARGYSITLKDGKVVKNGDVLQLNDEIVTRLYQGEIVSIVTDL
- a CDS encoding S8 family peptidase; its protein translation is MRKLFLFGAFILFMTGVSAQQDSLKYRISLKDKATTEYSLKCPEKFLSEKAIERRKKQNLPIDSTDLPVCRKYIDEIRKQGVNIVVVGKWDNFVTVSCNDTTLIDRIAALPFVRSTEKVWFSPGADKPTMSTERDSVINQPILHPDSIYGHAITQVQLSNGDKLHEAGFKGQGMTIAVIDAGFHNVDKITAMQNIHILGTKDFVNPQADIFAESSHGLSVLSCIGMNQPEIMTGTAPEASFWLLRSEDEYSEHLVEQDYWSAAVEFADSVGVDVINTSLGYYTFDDKSKNYKYRDLDGRHALMSRQASRIADKGMVLVCSAGNSGMGSWKKITPPGDAENVLTVGAVDKKGTLAPFSSIGNTADHRVKPDVVAVGSGSDVIRPDGNQGRANGTSFSSPIMCGMVTCLWQACPKLTAKEVIELVRRSGDRADFPDNIYGYGVPDMWKAYNEYKLKNK